The following proteins are encoded in a genomic region of Neosynechococcus sphagnicola sy1:
- the bioB gene encoding biotin synthase BioB yields the protein MLQASLPGCAPDRFDWNQLANCALAGELITREQARAVLRAPDSVLLEQLAAAYRVRRHYWGNRVRLHFLLNAQSGLCPEDCHYCSQSKISSAEIEKYPLLGKQKILAAAERAADLKAGTFCLVISGRTPNEATFGKVLEAVQEIKSNFDLKVCACLGLLSGEQTQRLAAAGVDRVNHNLNTSADHHGNICTTHTYGDRISTLEQVKAAGITTCSGGIIGMGEGDDDIIDLALSLGQLGITSVPVNFLIPIPGTPFANVQTLTPRHCLRVLCLFRFLLPSQEIRIAGGREVHLRSLQPLGLYAANSIFVGDYLTTPGQAAQADWEMIWDAGFVLEAADGSPMENPTMVENGDADDSRLHTVPC from the coding sequence GTGCTTCAAGCATCCTTGCCCGGTTGCGCTCCTGATCGATTCGACTGGAATCAGCTTGCTAATTGCGCCTTAGCGGGGGAGCTGATTACTCGCGAACAGGCTCGAGCGGTGCTCCGTGCCCCCGATTCGGTCTTGTTGGAACAGTTGGCGGCGGCCTATCGGGTGCGTCGTCATTATTGGGGAAATCGCGTCCGCTTACATTTTTTGTTGAATGCCCAGAGTGGTCTCTGCCCAGAGGATTGCCATTATTGTTCCCAATCGAAAATCTCCAGCGCTGAAATTGAGAAGTACCCTTTGTTGGGCAAACAGAAAATCCTAGCAGCGGCGGAACGGGCTGCTGATTTGAAGGCCGGTACCTTTTGCCTGGTGATCTCGGGACGCACCCCCAATGAGGCAACCTTCGGAAAGGTTTTAGAGGCTGTTCAAGAGATTAAATCCAACTTCGACCTGAAAGTCTGCGCCTGTTTGGGTCTGTTAAGCGGGGAACAGACCCAGCGCTTAGCAGCGGCAGGGGTGGATCGGGTGAATCACAATCTCAATACCTCGGCAGATCACCACGGCAATATTTGCACCACCCATACCTACGGCGATCGCATCTCGACCCTGGAACAGGTCAAAGCCGCCGGGATTACCACCTGTTCTGGGGGCATTATTGGCATGGGGGAAGGTGACGACGACATCATCGATTTGGCTCTGTCCCTGGGGCAATTGGGCATTACCAGTGTACCTGTGAATTTTCTGATTCCGATTCCAGGGACACCGTTTGCGAATGTACAAACCCTCACCCCCCGTCATTGTCTCCGGGTGTTGTGCCTGTTTCGCTTCCTGCTCCCCTCCCAAGAGATTCGGATTGCCGGCGGCAGAGAAGTCCACCTGCGATCGCTGCAACCCCTAGGTCTCTATGCAGCGAACTCGATCTTTGTGGGCGACTACCTTACCACCCCCGGACAGGCCGCCCAAGCAGATTGGGAGATGATTTGGGATGCTGGCTTTGTGTTGGAAGCTGCCGATGGCTCACCCATGGAGAACCCTACAATGGTGGAAAACGGTGATGCTGACGATTCCCGATTGCACACCGTCCCCTGTTGA
- the pstS gene encoding phosphate ABC transporter substrate-binding protein PstS, translated as MQLFSRIPSAAGQALFLPFLALTVGLASCQSNPPQSNTGTGTASPGATVSLSGAGATFPAPLYQRWFADYNKLHPNVQVSYQSVGSGAGVQQFVGGTVDFGASDVGMKPDEVAKVSRGALLLPMTAGGIVAAYNLPDVKDLKLSRENLTAIFQGKITKWNDPKLAKDNAGVTLPDLPIAVIYRSDGSGTTATFTKHLSAISPDWKNGPGNGKSIQWPVGTGAKGNEGVTAQIQQTPGAIGYIEYGYAKENNVTFASLENKAGKFVTYTPESAAAALAKIQLPESLMAFDPDPEGEGSYPIVTYTWVLAYKTYDNPEKAKSLKEVLKWSLTDGQKLSPDLGYVPLPAEVVTKVTAAVDTISP; from the coding sequence ATGCAACTCTTCTCAAGAATTCCATCTGCTGCTGGTCAAGCCCTTTTCCTGCCCTTCCTGGCCTTGACAGTGGGTTTGGCATCCTGTCAAAGTAATCCGCCTCAATCCAATACAGGAACAGGAACAGCGAGTCCTGGTGCCACCGTATCCCTGAGTGGGGCAGGGGCGACTTTTCCGGCTCCCCTCTACCAACGTTGGTTTGCTGACTACAACAAACTCCATCCCAATGTCCAAGTTAGCTACCAGTCGGTTGGCAGTGGTGCGGGTGTGCAACAGTTTGTTGGTGGTACCGTAGACTTTGGGGCCAGTGATGTCGGTATGAAGCCGGATGAGGTAGCCAAGGTGTCTCGCGGGGCTCTGCTGTTACCGATGACCGCTGGCGGCATTGTTGCCGCTTATAATTTGCCCGATGTCAAGGATTTAAAGCTGTCTCGAGAGAACCTGACGGCGATTTTCCAGGGCAAGATTACCAAGTGGAATGACCCGAAACTCGCCAAGGACAATGCGGGTGTGACGTTACCTGATCTGCCGATCGCAGTCATCTATCGCTCGGATGGCAGCGGGACGACCGCAACCTTTACCAAACACCTGAGTGCGATTAGTCCAGACTGGAAAAATGGCCCCGGAAACGGTAAGTCAATTCAGTGGCCTGTGGGAACCGGTGCCAAGGGTAATGAAGGGGTGACCGCTCAGATCCAACAAACACCGGGGGCAATTGGCTACATTGAGTACGGGTATGCCAAGGAAAACAATGTGACTTTTGCTAGCTTGGAAAATAAAGCGGGTAAATTTGTCACCTACACCCCCGAGTCTGCAGCGGCAGCGCTTGCCAAGATTCAGCTGCCTGAGAGCCTGATGGCCTTTGACCCCGATCCAGAGGGGGAGGGTTCCTACCCGATTGTCACCTATACCTGGGTTCTGGCTTACAAGACCTACGACAATCCGGAAAAGGCAAAATCCCTGAAAGAGGTTCTGAAGTGGAGCTTAACCGATGGGCAGAAACTCAGTCCTGATCTGGGTTATGTTCCCCTCCCTGCAGAGGTTGTAACCAAGGTTACAGCGGCTGTTGACACCATCAGCCCCTAG
- the pstC gene encoding phosphate ABC transporter permease subunit PstC — MTLTLKQSHAIAKPRSPVDRQLDRGFVWMTQVFALAIAGVLIWITLEVLIAAFPAMQTFALGFLTSTDWNPVKDQYGALPQIFGTLASSFLALLLAIPVGLGVAVFLTEDFLPTQVQTVLVFFVELLAAIPSVVYGLWGIFVLIPLLRAPAGWLHSHLGWFPLFSTPLSGPGMLPAGVILAIMILPTIAAISRDALVAVPKELKQAALGLGATPWETILLVMLPAAFSGIVGAIMLALGRAMGETMAVTMLIGNSNTITASILAPANTISSLLANQFAEAKGLQVSALMYAALVLFFLTLLINILAEMLVRRVQKI, encoded by the coding sequence ATGACACTCACTCTCAAGCAGTCTCACGCGATCGCAAAACCCCGCTCCCCTGTTGATCGACAGCTGGATCGGGGCTTTGTTTGGATGACCCAGGTTTTTGCCCTTGCGATCGCGGGAGTGTTGATCTGGATTACCCTTGAGGTTTTGATTGCCGCCTTTCCGGCCATGCAGACCTTCGCCTTGGGCTTTTTGACCTCCACCGACTGGAATCCCGTCAAGGATCAGTACGGCGCGTTACCCCAAATCTTTGGCACCCTGGCAAGTTCTTTTCTGGCCCTGTTACTGGCAATTCCTGTCGGCCTCGGAGTGGCGGTGTTTTTAACCGAGGACTTCCTGCCAACCCAGGTGCAGACGGTACTGGTATTTTTCGTTGAGTTACTGGCGGCGATTCCCAGCGTCGTCTATGGGTTGTGGGGAATTTTTGTCCTGATTCCCCTTTTGCGAGCCCCGGCGGGCTGGCTTCATAGCCATTTGGGGTGGTTCCCCCTGTTTAGTACCCCCCTGAGTGGCCCAGGGATGCTGCCTGCAGGGGTGATTCTAGCCATAATGATTCTGCCGACGATCGCCGCGATTTCCAGAGATGCCCTAGTTGCAGTGCCTAAAGAGCTGAAACAGGCTGCCCTGGGGTTGGGAGCCACCCCCTGGGAAACAATTCTGTTGGTGATGCTACCAGCTGCTTTTTCAGGCATTGTTGGGGCCATTATGCTGGCATTGGGACGAGCCATGGGCGAAACCATGGCGGTGACCATGTTAATTGGTAACTCGAACACCATTACTGCATCGATTCTTGCCCCGGCGAACACCATCTCGTCCTTGCTGGCGAATCAGTTTGCCGAAGCCAAGGGACTTCAGGTGTCGGCTTTGATGTATGCCGCTCTCGTATTGTTTTTTCTGACACTGCTAATCAACATATTGGCAGAAATGTTAGTACGCAGGGTGCAAAAGATCTAG
- the pstA gene encoding phosphate ABC transporter permease PstA — MTGLTFAAAAIALVPLIAVISYVLIQGVSQLNFNAFTQLTPPPGVPGGGFANAILGTLLMVGLGACLAVPVGVMAAVFLSEFGGGTSLASWIRFATNVLSGVPSIVVGVFAYGVVVLTTGGFSAIAGGFALAILMLPIIARTTEESLKLIPNEVRQAAVGLGATNMQTVFWVVLPAALPAILTGVMLAISRAAGETAPLIFTALFTQFWPRSILEPTPSLSVLIYNFATVPFKNQQALAWSASLVLIVLVLFTSVISRWATHRKTY, encoded by the coding sequence ATGACCGGGCTTACCTTCGCTGCTGCCGCGATCGCTCTAGTCCCTCTGATTGCTGTGATCTCCTATGTGCTGATTCAGGGCGTGTCTCAGCTAAACTTCAATGCCTTCACCCAACTAACCCCCCCCCCAGGAGTGCCAGGTGGCGGTTTTGCCAACGCTATTCTTGGCACATTGCTCATGGTGGGTCTGGGAGCCTGCTTGGCGGTGCCCGTGGGGGTCATGGCAGCGGTGTTTCTGTCAGAGTTTGGGGGGGGAACTTCTCTAGCTTCCTGGATTCGCTTTGCAACGAATGTTCTCAGTGGTGTCCCCTCGATTGTGGTGGGCGTGTTTGCCTACGGGGTCGTCGTATTAACCACGGGGGGCTTCTCAGCGATCGCAGGTGGCTTTGCTCTTGCTATCTTGATGTTGCCGATCATTGCCCGGACGACCGAAGAATCCCTGAAACTGATACCCAATGAGGTTCGCCAGGCAGCCGTTGGTTTGGGGGCAACCAATATGCAGACAGTGTTTTGGGTGGTGCTGCCCGCTGCCCTGCCGGCAATTCTTACAGGGGTGATGTTGGCGATTTCCCGTGCTGCTGGGGAAACTGCCCCCCTGATTTTCACGGCGCTGTTTACCCAATTTTGGCCCCGATCGATATTGGAACCGACTCCCTCCCTGTCGGTGTTGATCTATAACTTTGCCACGGTTCCGTTCAAGAATCAGCAGGCATTAGCCTGGTCTGCTTCTCTGGTGTTAATTGTGCTGGTGCTCTTTACCAGTGTGATTTCTCGTTGGGCAACCCACCGTAAAACCTACTAA
- the psb27 gene encoding photosystem II protein Psb27, protein MKRYFSGLLALVLVVVIGLTGCAGNSTSGLTGNYRQDTLALVDGLRKAIQLPDNAPDKTTVQSTTRQLINDFAALYRRDSSIAKSSSFTTMRTALNSLAGHYSSYPNRPLPEKLKSRLEQELKQVETALNREA, encoded by the coding sequence ATGAAGCGCTACTTTTCTGGTTTGCTGGCTCTTGTTTTAGTTGTCGTCATTGGCTTAACAGGCTGCGCTGGCAATAGCACCTCTGGGCTTACAGGCAATTATCGTCAAGATACATTAGCCCTGGTTGACGGCCTGCGCAAGGCGATTCAGCTTCCCGATAATGCTCCTGACAAAACCACCGTGCAATCAACCACTCGCCAGTTGATCAATGATTTTGCAGCTCTCTATCGCCGGGATAGCTCGATTGCTAAATCCTCCTCCTTCACCACCATGCGCACCGCATTGAATTCCCTTGCGGGTCACTACAGCTCCTACCCGAATCGTCCCCTGCCCGAGAAGCTCAAGAGCCGCCTAGAGCAGGAGTTAAAACAAGTAGAAACTGCCCTGAATCGGGAGGCTTAA
- a CDS encoding adenosine deaminase, translating into MTLHAELHRHLGGSVVPRVLWRYFHRSDAELAQRFPEYPGFEEFYTKPRKSLDEYLELHTLVEGCQTLKTLPYFVYRLIRGAYIFENLAYLEIRYTPYLRTDAELSESERIDQMAEIVAMVGRASRLPEYPIVTSQILCMHSRLPNAVNRAIVDLAAQMPSYVCAVDLAGGDAQYADRLDEFVELYAYARSLGLKTTGHLYETPQGCYPELIPYLMRIGHGIQIPLRYPELLGQLAARHQCLEVCPTTYLKTGTLLDLQELQVVFDRCFDAGVDIAICTDNAGLHNVRLPFEYESLLTHDIIDFKQLQACQDAAFRHAFAWPHSDRPACLLSELLKSEVNTVALEAV; encoded by the coding sequence ATGACATTACACGCTGAGCTTCATCGACATCTGGGCGGTTCTGTAGTGCCGCGGGTTCTCTGGCGCTACTTCCATCGCAGCGACGCAGAACTGGCCCAACGATTTCCTGAGTATCCAGGGTTTGAGGAGTTCTACACGAAACCTCGCAAGAGCCTGGATGAATATTTGGAATTACATACCCTGGTGGAAGGCTGCCAAACCCTGAAAACGTTACCCTACTTTGTCTATCGGCTGATTCGTGGGGCTTACATTTTTGAAAATCTTGCTTATTTAGAAATTCGCTATACCCCTTACCTGCGAACGGACGCGGAGTTATCGGAGTCGGAGCGGATTGACCAAATGGCCGAGATTGTGGCGATGGTGGGTCGTGCCAGCCGGTTACCAGAGTATCCCATCGTCACCAGCCAGATCCTCTGTATGCATTCCCGCTTACCCAATGCGGTGAATCGGGCGATCGTGGATCTGGCAGCTCAGATGCCGAGTTACGTGTGTGCCGTCGATCTCGCAGGGGGCGATGCCCAGTATGCAGACCGCTTAGATGAGTTTGTAGAACTCTATGCCTATGCGCGATCGCTGGGATTGAAGACCACAGGACATCTCTATGAAACCCCCCAGGGTTGCTACCCAGAACTGATTCCCTACCTGATGCGAATTGGCCATGGCATTCAGATTCCCTTGCGGTACCCAGAACTGCTCGGGCAGCTGGCAGCGCGCCACCAGTGCCTGGAAGTTTGCCCGACAACTTATTTAAAGACCGGCACCCTTTTAGATCTCCAGGAACTGCAAGTTGTCTTCGATCGCTGCTTTGATGCTGGGGTGGATATTGCTATCTGCACCGACAATGCAGGTCTGCACAATGTCCGTCTCCCCTTTGAGTACGAAAGTCTGCTAACCCATGACATTATTGACTTTAAGCAACTACAGGCCTGTCAGGATGCAGCGTTTCGTCATGCCTTTGCCTGGCCCCACAGCGATCGCCCTGCTTGTTTACTGAGTGAACTTTTGAAGTCCGAAGTCAACACGGTTGCCCTAGAGGCTGTCTAG